The Coffea arabica cultivar ET-39 chromosome 3c, Coffea Arabica ET-39 HiFi, whole genome shotgun sequence genome contains a region encoding:
- the LOC113735659 gene encoding uncharacterized protein: MARAPPNFGVNLDDPDDARQAATAVLILSWHFQRHQVPRTRQLVHTCPFTGQGWVDDLLGGKCIRMLNNMRMNMPTFIQLCRILREGEYIIEGPCDKVTLEEGVAIALYGLSHDLTQRVLGERFQHSTETIHRHVRRLCQALVRLAPIAIRHRDTDATHPRIRNNRRFYPWFKNCIGAIDGTHVSASVPRGEQDAFRNRKGTLSQNVLAACDHDMRFVYVRAGWEGSAHDSRVLLDAISNPDAAFPTPPAGKYYAVDAAYRHMPGFMAPFKSGPGGRSQTAQKGLFNRRHSSVRNIIERTFGVWKMRFKILDGPMKNYPIEVQRNIVVACCVLHNFIREMQPYDVYLPDEINMDDGSTEGAQMPQLHVTPEALHDWKELRNAMADHMYLHRNE, translated from the exons ATGGCTAGGGCTCCGCCAAATTTTGGAGTGAATTTGGATGATCCAGATGATGCAAGACAAGCCGCAACTGCTGTATTAATACTATCGTGGCACTTTCAAAGACATCAAGTTCCAAGGACAAGGCAGTTAGTCCATACATGCCCTTTCACAGGTCAGGGTTGGGTTGACGACTTGTTGGGGGGAAAGTGCATCAGGATGCTTAACAACATGCGCATGAATATGCCCACATTCATTCAACTCTGCCGGATATTGCGTGAAGGTGAATACATTATTGAGGGTCCCTGTGATAAAGTGACTTTAGAGGAAGGAGTGGCAATTGCTTTATATGGGCTGAGCCATGATTTGACACAAAGAGTGTTAGGTGAGCGATTTCAGCATTCCACTGAGACCATTCATCGACACGTGCGCCGCCTGTGCCAAGCTTTAGTTCGATTAGCACCTATTGCTATCCGACATAGGGATACGGATGCTACTCATCCTCGGATTCGGAATAATAGAAGGTTTTATCCCTGGTTTAAG AATTGCATTGGGGCTATTGATGGAACACATGTCTCGGCAAGCGTGCCAAGGGGGGAACAGGATGCCTTTCGTAACAGAAAAGGCACGCTTTCACAAAATGTTTTAGCCGCATGTGACCACGATATGAGATTCGTTTATGTCAGAGCTGGTTGGGAAGGGAGTGCCCATGATAGTCGTGTCTTATTGGATGCTATTTCCAATCCGGATGCAGCATTTCCAACCCCACCGGCTGGAAAATATTATGCAGTTGATGCAGCGTATAGACACATGCCAGGATTCATGGCCCCTTTTAAGAGTGGACCAGGAGGAAGATCACAGACGGCACAGAAAGGATTATTTAATCGCCGCCATTCTTCGGTTCGGAATATAATAGAGAGGACGTTTGGGGTATGGAAAATGAGGTTCAAAATTCTGGATGGTCCTATGAAAAACTATCCCATTGAGGTACAGAGGAACATTGTAGTGGCGTGCTGCGTATTACACAATTTCATTAGAGAGATGCAGCCATACGACGTCTACTTACCGGATGAAATTAATATGGATGACGGAAGTACCGAGGGAGCTCAAATGCCACAATTACACGTCACTCCAGAAGCACTCCATGATTGGAAGGAATTACGAAATGCAATGGCTGATCACATGTACCTTCACCGAAATGAGTAG